A region of the bacterium genome:
GACTAAAACAATCTCTGATTTTATGGCAATCCAAACACCGATAGGTGCTATAGCCAGAGATAAACCTAAGAAGATGTGGGTTAGCCAGGTCCAGCGTTTGGTAAAGGAGTAAAAATAAAGAATAGCCAGTGCAACTGGGGATAGATAAAAGGCAAGGTTATTGAGCATAGCGGCAGAAATAATGAAGATTATGGCTGTAGTTATCGTAAAAAGCCAGATAGATTTAACTGAAATTTCTCCCCGAACAAGGGGTCGGTTTTGCGTTCTTGGGTTAAGTGCATCAAACCTTAAATCCACCACCCGATTAAATGCCATAGCACTACTTCTGGCACTTACCATTGCCATGAGAATCCAGAATATTACCCAAAAAGAGGACCAGCCATTTTCACAAACTAACATCGACATTAAGGCAAAAGGCAGGGCAAATATGGTATGTTGAAATTTAATTAGCTCAAATATAACTCTCATACTTAATACACCGGATTAGAAAGTAATTCTAATTGAATCATTAACTCTCCTTCGACCTTTTCCCAGTTAATCCCATCTTCAGAAAATGAGGAACGACCAAAATTGTAATAATTATCTACCATTATTCCAACCTCTGCCCCTTCTATGACAGTTAAAGTGATAATATTTCGCCCTTTTTTAAGGATTAAATTAGGGTTTTGGAACTTAAATCGCACCTGGCGAACAAAAGGACCATAAGGAATATTTTTACAATCTACCACGGAAAATAATATATCATTCATTTTGATTATTAATTTACCTCTATCTGTGCAGGAATAGGTTAGACTTATACCTGCAGTATCAAATTTAGAGACATCCTTATTGATAATAATTTCTTTTTTTAGAATTTTCTGCGGTGTGTCCAATGTCTTTTTTATATCGCCGTGCCAATCGCCGCTATCATCCCGAAACAAAAATCCTTCCCGTTTTTCAAGACAAAATCCATCTGGATAAATCAACGGATATGTCCAGCCATAAAATGTGTGGAAATCAATAACCGTATAAAGAACCAGAAAAAGGATTAATGTTGCAAAAAAGGAGATTAATCTTTTACGCTGGATTTTTTTATACCAATAATAAATTGTCACGCCGGCAAAGATACTCAAATAAGGAACAATCGGCACTCTAAATCGAGATTGAATAAAGAAGAAAACAATGGCACTCATATAGCCAAAGATAACTAAATATAAAAGAAATAAGTTTTTATTTAATCTTCCAAGACTCAGGAATAATCCCATTATTCCTAATGAAGCAACCAGCCCAAAGGGAATCATTATTCTAAGTAAAGGAGATAGTTTTAAAAATCGGTCATAAACGACATCGTTATCTGGAATTTCATAAGCATTCCAGAACACGGTAATTTTTTTAAATAAAAGTCGAAGGTATTTCTCAGGTTTTTCCTTGATAAATCTTATGGCATCCTCGCTGTAAAAGTTTTTATTTTTACTACTCATCTCATCCGCATAAGGAGGTAAATGATAAAAACCTTCAGAATCCTCATTATTCCCAGCCCAAAAGGCAACAGGTCCCGTGGCGGTCAAAAGAATAAATTTACCGCTATATTTATAATTACGGTAGGTCACCGGGGCAAAGGTTAGAGCCATACCTAAAACAATAAGCCCACCGGCACATAAAAATCTCTTGTTCATACCCAGTCTAATCAATAACCATAATAATAAAAATGGAAAAACTAAAAGAGTAGTGGCACGAGATAATGATGAAAGGGCTAAAATTACCCCTGCGGCAAAATACCATCTCATAGAATTTTGTGAGACACTTTTTAAAAGGACAAAGACACTTAACAGGAGTAAAAAACTATCTAAAACGGTTGTCAAAAGC
Encoded here:
- a CDS encoding glycosyltransferase family 39 protein, with protein sequence MSKKKLHKKKTPLPHISFKDKIKKFPSKHKHKFILVGILLIGLILRLIFLFQVKNNDPNFLHFEGTDSGCYDALAMQVLDGTLSKTPYSYNPLYFYFLALIYSFVGHEPFKAIIVQIFMGLGTCLIVYLIAKQLFNKNIGMIAAGICSLYGAFMVYETLLLTTVLDSFLLLLSVFVLLKSVSQNSMRWYFAAGVILALSSLSRATTLLVFPFLLLWLLIRLGMNKRFLCAGGLIVLGMALTFAPVTYRNYKYSGKFILLTATGPVAFWAGNNEDSEGFYHLPPYADEMSSKNKNFYSEDAIRFIKEKPEKYLRLLFKKITVFWNAYEIPDNDVVYDRFLKLSPLLRIMIPFGLVASLGIMGLFLSLGRLNKNLFLLYLVIFGYMSAIVFFFIQSRFRVPIVPYLSIFAGVTIYYWYKKIQRKRLISFFATLILFLVLYTVIDFHTFYGWTYPLIYPDGFCLEKREGFLFRDDSGDWHGDIKKTLDTPQKILKKEIIINKDVSKFDTAGISLTYSCTDRGKLIIKMNDILFSVVDCKNIPYGPFVRQVRFKFQNPNLILKKGRNIITLTVIEGAEVGIMVDNYYNFGRSSFSEDGINWEKVEGELMIQLELLSNPVY
- a CDS encoding UbiA-like polyprenyltransferase, which gives rise to MRVIFELIKFQHTIFALPFALMSMLVCENGWSSFWVIFWILMAMVSARSSAMAFNRVVDLRFDALNPRTQNRPLVRGEISVKSIWLFTITTAIIFIISAAMLNNLAFYLSPVALAILYFYSFTKRWTWLTHIFLGLSLAIAPIGVWIAIKSEIVLVPLVLGLAVLFWVAGFDIIYATLDFEFDKTYGLQSMVVRFGIPKALIISRVMHFFMVILLLWFGVLAQLGLSYFMGVFVVSLMLIYEHSLVNPADLSRVNIAFFNVNGLVSVFLFVMTWIDNIF